The sequence below is a genomic window from Bacteroidales bacterium.
AGAAGCTATTTCATTTAAGGCACTTGCCAAGCCGCCTCTTGTAGGGTCTCTTAATACATTTATTTTATTTGAAACATTCAGTATATCTTTTACCATATGATTTAACGGAGCAGTGTCACTTTCAATCTTTGTCTCAAACTCTAAACCGGCTCTTAATGACATAATACTTATACCGTGATCAGCAATATTACCGCTTACAATTATCTTATCTCCGGGTTTGCAATTTTCAGGTGATATATCCACACCTTCCTTTACAAAACCAATCCCGGTTGTATTAATAAAAATCTGATCACCTTTACCTTTTTCTACAACTTTAGTATCGCCGGTAACTATCATTACACCTGCTTTATCGGCTGCAAACTTTACGGATTGAACTATTTTCCATAAGTCCTCCATAGGTAAACCTTCTTCAATAATGAATCCTAATGAAAGATATTCAGGAACTGCACCACAACATGCCAAATCATTTACGGTTCCGTAAACGGCAAGTTCACCTATGTTTCCTCCCGGAAAAAATATCGGTTGAACAACAAATGAATCTGTGGAAAAAGCCATTCTTCCGGCTTTAGATTCAAATACTGCACCGTCATGCATTTTATTTAAATATTCATTATCAAATTCCGAAAAGAACATCTTTTCAATTAATTTATTCGATAATGACCCGCCTCCGCCGTGTGCAAGCATAACTTTATCATATTCCGTAACAGGAATAGGGCAAGTTGCATTTAGGTTTAGTTCTTTTTTGCTCACAGTTTTAATTTTTATTCTTCCGATTTCTTCAATAATTTATCAACATCTTTCAATACTCATTTATTTTTTATAAACTTTCAGTGCTTCTTCTAAAATTTTCACTGATTGTTTCAAATCTTCGGTCTTTAATACATATGCCAAGCGTACCTGATTTTTGCCGGCATCGGGTGTAGAATAAAAACCTTGAGCAGGAGCCAACATAACTGTTTCTCCTTCATAGTTAAAATCTTTGAGTAACCATACACAAAAGTCTT
It includes:
- the hypE gene encoding hydrogenase expression/formation protein HypE gives rise to the protein MLAHGGGGSLSNKLIEKMFFSEFDNEYLNKMHDGAVFESKAGRMAFSTDSFVVQPIFFPGGNIGELAVYGTVNDLACCGAVPEYLSLGFIIEEGLPMEDLWKIVQSVKFAADKAGVMIVTGDTKVVEKGKGDQIFINTTGIGFVKEGVDISPENCKPGDKIIVSGNIADHGISIMSLRAGLEFETKIESDTAPLNHMVKDILNVSNKINVLRDPTRGGLASALNEIASSSGKGIILYEDKIPLREDVKGVCEMLGLDPLYVANEGKLLIFVGEEDAGKVLEVVRKNEFGKDAAIIGEVQDSNDKIVKLKTSIGTTRIVDMISGEQLPRIC